GTACGGTGACGGTAAGAAGTTCAAAGATACCCAAGATATTGATAATCATGAACAGGCCATTCAACTGGTCCTTGATAAGCTGTTAAGTTTGGACATCATCAAAGACTATAGTGAAATTACCGGTGTTGGCCATCGAATTGTTGCTGGTGGGGAACTCTTCCCGGATTCAGTTGTGATTGACGATGAGGTCATCAAAAAAATCGAGTCACTAACGGAGTTCGCACCACTGCATGAGCCGGCTGCATTGCTTGGCATCAAAGCGTTTAAGAAGATTCTCCCAAATATCATTAGTGTTGCCGTCTTTGATACTTCATTCCATACAACACTCCCAGAAGTCAACTACATGTATAGCTTGCCTTACGAGTATTATCAGAAGTATCAAGTTCGTAAGTATGGTGCCCACGGAACCAGCTATCGTTATGTCTCTGCCAGAGCAGCTGCCCTTTTAGGTAAGCCTCTGAAAGACCTGAAATTAATCGTCCTTCACTTAGGTGCCGGAGCTTCAATCGACGCAATCAAAGACGGCAAGTCATTTGATACCTCAATGGGCTTCTCACCTGTTGCCGGCATTACGATGGCAACTCGTTCGGGGGACGTTGATCCTTCTGCATTACAATATGTGATGCAAAAAGCCGGTATTAAAAACATGGATGATATGGTTGATATTTTGAACCACAAATCAGGTTTGGTCGGTTTATCAGGTGTTTCCGCAGATATGCGTGAAATTGAAGGGGTTATGAAGACTAATCACCGGGCAATGCTCGCTCGCGAAATCTTTAAGAATCGTATCATCCGCTACATTGGCAGTTACATTGCTGAAATGGGTGGGATTGATGCCTTGGTCTTCACTGCCGGAATTGGTGAAAACGACATTATGATTCGCCAGGAAGTTACCGATAAGTTGGGCTACTTCGGTATCAAAGTTGATCCTGAAAAGAATAACATCCGTGGCGAAGAACGTGACCTGTCAGCTGCTGGTTCAACGGTTAAGACATTGTTGATCCCAACCGATGAAGAGTTAATGATTGTTCGCGATATCGAAAGATTACGCAAAACACAGAAATAATTTTTGGACGTTCGTCATTAATACCCAATCATTACGGGCGAAGATCGTTGCTTTTTCAAGCATAGAATCCGTTGAGCCCCATTTGAATTCGGACGTCGCGGGTTACAAACGAGGCTGAGACAAAAGGGTTTTGCCTTTTGTCCCAGCCTTATTGTTTAATAAACCAAATTGTCATTTTTTAGAAACGGAGGCACATTGTGGAAAATCAAGAAGACGACAACCAACTGTCCCGGGGCCTCAAGAATCGACATGTTCAATTGATTGCCCTTGGTGGAACAATTGGAACCGGGCTGTTTCTTGGTGCCGGCCAGTCCATTCATTTAGCAGGACCATCAATCATCCTGGCATATGGGATTGCCGGGCTGGCTTGTTTCCTATTAATGCGGGCGCTGGGGGAACTGTTGGTATCTGATGTCGAAAGCAATTCGTTTGTTTTCTTCATCAAAAAATATTTAGGCGAAAAAATGGGCTTCGTGATCGGCTGGACCTATTGGATGTGTTGGATCGCCATTGCGATGGCAGAAGTGACAGCCTCTGGATTATACGTCCAGTTTTGGTTCCCGGACATTCCAATCTGGCTGACAGGTCTGGTCCTCTTATTGATCCTATTTATCATCAATATCGTCGCTGTATCAGCATTCGGTGAAACCGAGTTTTGGCTGGCAATTGTAAAAATCGTCGCAATTGTTGCACTGATTGTCATTGGAATCGTCCTGGTGGCAATCCATTTTAAAACACCATACGGACACGCATCATTGATGAATGTGGTGGATGGCGGTTTCTTTGCCAACGGTGCGAAGGGTTTTGTTTTGTCCTTTCAAATGGTGCTCTTCAGTTTCGCCGGAATCGAAATGATTGGGATGACGGCTTCTGAAACCCAGGATCCTTTGGTGACAATTCCAAAGAGTATCAACGAAGTGCCAACCCGGGTTCTCTTGTTTTACATTGGGTCGCTGTTGGCACTCATGAGCATTTTCCCATGGCAGCACGTTTCGCCAACTTCCAGTCCTTTTGTCCAGGTTTTTGCCGGTGTGGGCATCCAGTCCGCAGCTTTGATTATTAATTTTGTCGTCTTAACTGCGGCAATTTCAGCTTGTAACAGTTCGTTATTTACCACTGGTCGAATGCTGTTTTCATTGACCTACAACGGTAAATCAAAATTCAGTCGAAAAGTCGGCCGTCTTTCTGCCCGTCAAATTCCGTTTAACGCAATTCTTTTTTCGACCTTGGTGATCGCGGTTATCGTGCTCTTGAGTATTATGATGCCCGGCGACGTCTTCTCTTTCATTTCCAGTGTTGCTACAACTTGTTTCCTGTTTGTCTGGGGAATGATTGTGTTGGCTCATATCAAGTATCGAAAGCAGGTTAAAAAAACTGGCAGTCAGAAATCGCTCAAATTTAAGATGCCGCTTTTTCCAATCAGCGATTACTTTGTACTGATTTTCATGGCTTTTGTGGCAGTTGTTTTGACCATGAAGACGGATACGCTGATTGCTTTAATCGGCTCGGTGGTTTGGCTAATTGGACTGTTTATTTTCAAAAGTCTGACAGATAAGGTTAAAGAAGTTGAAAAATGAGGTTCTACAATATCTGTTGTTGGTAATAGATTTTTATCTATTACTGATGACAGATTTTTTGTTTATCATTAGAATAAAAAAGCGGACATCTCCCGTCCGTTAACTTGCTCCCACCACAGAATTAAGTCAAGAAAGGAAATGCCCTATGTCAAATGATACTACGAAAATGTTGTTAGGAATAGATGATGAACACTTAATAATTGAGGAAGGACAAGTGGGTGATGATGGAGTGATTCGATTGGTGGGGTCCCTAAACTACACCCCCAAGGCATGCCGCAATTGTGGGATTATCAATGATCACCAAATTATTGGCTATGGTTGGCGGAAGACCACCATTAGATTCGCAAAAACATTGGGCAGCACCGTTATCCTGTGTCTCAATCGGCGAAACTTTCACTGTAAGGCTTGTCATACCAATTTCCTGGCGCAGACGAATGCGGTGCCGAAACACTGCACGATTTCAAATACGACCCGCAAACAATGCTTAGAAAAACTGACCGAACCGGTTTCGCTCAAACACATTGCCGATGAGTTATCCACTTCGGATTCATTCGTTGGTCGGCAGCTCTTGCGCGCTGAACGGGACTTTCAAACCAACTGGCACTATTTACCAAAAGTTCTCCTCATGGACGAAGTTAAAAGCACTAAGAGCGCCACCGACGCGATGAGCTTTGAATTTATGGATGCGGAAACCCACGAATTGATCGACCTGTTACCCTTTAGGACCATCTATCAGCTTCAAAAGTATTTCCAGCATTACGACCAGGCTGCGCGAGAAAATGTGAAAATTATCGTCACCGATATGAACTATACCTATCCCAAATTGGTGGGGCAGATCTTTCCGAACGCCATCGTTGTCATCGATCCGTTCCACTTGGTTAACGCTTTAAATCGAGCTTTTAATAAGACGCGGGTGCGCCTCATGAAAACCCTGGCGACTTCCTCACGCGAGTATCACGCCCTAAAACGCTATTGGAAACTATTATTAACGCCGGAAAATCACCTCAACTACGAAGCTTTCCGTAAGTGGACAAACTTCCCTTATCCAGCGACTGCCACTGATGTGGTTGATGCTTTATTGGACATTGATCCCGAGCTCAAGCAAACTTACAACGTGATGAATCGGTTACGTGAAACCATCAAAAACCGTGATTGGCCCAACTATAATCAAGTATTCCATCACTTAGAGGGCTGCTCGGAAGAGATGTTGGCAACCCTCCAGACCCTAGCGACTCATCATGATGAAATTGGCAATACCTTTACTCACCATTACACCAACGGGCCCTTAGAAGGTTCAAACAACAAGATTAAAGTCATTAAACGCACTGGATTTGGTTACCGAAACTTCTTCAGATTCCGGCTAAGAGTGCTGTTCGCTTTTCGAGTTCATACAAAAAGAGCTCTAATCACCAAGTGATTAGAACTCCAATATTTTGTTCACCAACAACAGTTGACGAAGAACCAAAAATGATGATTGGCCAAGGCATCGGCGCCTTGGCTTTTTTCATTGGTATTATCAGCTTTGTTTGAATACTTTTTCATTACTAAACGGCTGCTGGGTGGTATCATTAATGGTATAACTTATGTACGAAAGAGGACCTGTTCATGCAATTTTTTACTGCTGATACACATTTCTTTCATGAACGTTTACTTGGCGTTAGCGAGTTCGCACCACGACCATTTCTGACTGTCGAGGATATGAATGAAACCATCATTAACAATTGGAATCGTCGGGTGGGCAAGAACGATGTGGTGTATCATCTTGGTGACATTGCGATTTTGCATACCCGACCTGAGAAAGTGGCACTGGAAAAAATTTTTGAAGTGCTGGATCAATTGAATGGCCGCTTGGTTTTGATCAAGGGAAATCACGATTCCCGTGCTTTGTTCAAATATCTGCAGCAGCATAATCATCCCGTGGGCAATCATCAAAAGTTTGAGTTTCACGATGTTGGTGTTCTCATCAAGATGAATCATCGTCAGTATTATATGACTCACTATCCGATGATGATGGGCATCGTTAAACAAATTATTAATTTACATGGACACATTCATCATTATACAGTTCCGATTAAAGAAAATATCAATGTCGGTGTGGATACGCCGGAAACTGATTATTTGAAAAAGAAGCCACCGTTTGGAACGCCATTTTCCCAAGCTGAAATTGAAGAAATGGTCGCCGGAAAAGCTGAAGACTTTGCCAAGCGGCACTAATTTAGAAAAGATTGGATGGTTTGATGACTGAGAAGCTAACAATTTTACACACAAACGATCTGCACTCCCATTTCGAAAATTGGCCACGTATTCGTCAATTTATCACCACGCGACGCGCAGAACTTCAGCGAGCCGATTCTTCCGTTATCACTGTCGACTTGGGGGATGCGGTTGATCGCGTTCACCCGCTCACTGAGGTAACCAACGGCAAGGCCAATGTGGAGTTGCTCAACCAAATTCATTATGATGCCGTCACAATTGGCAATAACGAGGGCTTGACCAATAGTCATGAGCAATTGGACGAGTTGTACAATGATGCCAATTTCGACGTCATTTTGGGAAACCTTTTGGATCAGCAGACCAAATCAATTCCCAAATGGGCTCATCCCAGCAAAATTATTACCACCCCGCAGCATACACGCGTGCTTCTGATTGGGCTGACAGCGCCTTATTTACTGACATATCCGATCTTGGGGTGGGAGCCTCTCAAACCGGAAACGGTCCTGCCTAAAATTCTCGCCGACAATGCCGGCAAATATGATATCTGTGTGTTACTATCACATTTGGGGCTGCCAACCGACCGTCTATTGGCACGTCAGTTTCCTCAGCTGGATGTGATCATCGGCTCGCATACGCATCACTTACTTGTTCACGGTGAAAAAGTGAATCATTCACTACTGGCAGCTGCCGAAAAATGGGGCCATTATATTGGTGAGATTACACTGACTATCGATGGTTCCCATCGGATTGTAGCCAGTCAAGCCAAAGTGATTAAAACCGCTGATTTGCCCAGCGAACCTGAAGATGATGCTGAAATTCAGGAATATCAAGAACACGGTGAAAAACTGCTGGCACGCAACAAACTTGCCAGAATCAAAGCCCCCATGACAACTAATCTCATCGGCCATTCGCGCTTGGTAAACGAAGGTTTGCATGCGATAATGGAAAAAGCCGATACTCGCGCTGCCATTTTAAGTTCGGGCCTATTTTTAACCGACCTGCCTCAAGGGATTGTTGATCGAAATCAATTGCATCAGATGTTGCCCCACGCGATGCATGTCATGCGGGTCACTTTGGACGGTTATAATCTCTGGCGCCTCATCAAAGAAATGGAAAAGAACAAGAACTTTTTGACCAAATTCCCACAAAAAGGGATGGGCTTTCGTGGCAAATATTTTGGCCAGCTACATTATGGCGGATTGCGGTATGATCAAGATGCCGGCCAGCTCTTTTTCCATGAAGAGTTGGTTTCACCGGCGAAAACATACCAGATTGCCATGCCGGACCACTATTTGTTTATTCCGTTCTTCCCGACATTGGAGATTATCGGCCACAACGAAATTTTATACGATGAAAATTTAAGGGATGTGTTTGGGGATTATCTCGCCAAACATTATCCACTTAATCAGTGAAAGGAGGGTTACTTTGGACAGAAAAACCTTAGATGAACTCGTTGCGAAACAAGACGAGAATCGAAAGCCATTGGCACGAATCAACCGAGTCAGTGAAACAGAATTCTTAATCAATGATCATAAGTATGAATTGGATACCAATCACACGGATGGTTTTGACTTTGACGAATTCGTTCGTCGGTACAATCCGGCTTTTAGTCAGTATGATTACATTGTTGGTGACTGGGGATACGGCAAATTACGTTTGCGGGGATTCTTTAATGATGACCGAACTGAAACTTCCGGCCCGTTTATTTCTGCACTCAACGACTGGATTTTGGAGGACGTCAACTTCGGTGCCGCTTATTTTGTCGTTCATAATCTTGAGGCCCGACCGGTGATCAGAAAATCCCGGAATAATCGAGGTAACCATCGATCAAACCGGTCTCATAATTCCCGCAACCGGAGTAATCATCGCAATCATCGGAACCACGCCTTTGAAGAAAAGAAGGTTACCGCCCATAAGCCAGTTGAAAAGCGCCATAATATGGTCGTGAAGACTGAAGAAAAATCAAAAAAGCACCACTTTATTATTCGTGAGAGTAAAAAATAATTAGAAGGATTGACTTGATGACAAACTATAAGGGCTATTTTATTGATCTTGATGGGACTGTGTATGCCGGTAAAAAACGCATTCCGGCCGCCAAACGATTTATTGAGCGCCTGCAGAAGGCCAATATTCCATTTTTATTTGTGACGAATAATTCCACTCAGCTCCCCAGAGACGTGGTTAAGAACCTGGCTGATAACCATGATATTCACGTCAAACCGGAAAATGTCTATACATCAGGGATGGCGACGGTTGATTACATGAATGAGCATCGTAGTGGGGATGCTTCATCTGTTTACATCGTTGGTGAAATGGGCTTGAAACAAGTTATCTTAGCCAACGATTATCGTTTGGAAGCCGATCATCCGGATTACGTGGTCGTGGGGCTGGATTCAGACCTAACCTATGAAAAGCTTTCAGAGGCCGTCTTAGCCATTCGAAGCGGTTCGACGTTCATTGGTACCAACCCCGATACAAACATTCCCAAAGAGCGTGGAATGATGCCTGGAGCCGGTTCGGTTGTGAAGTTTGTCGAGTATGCCACCCAAGTTGAACCGATCATGATTGGCAAGCCCAAAGCCAGAATTATTGAAAGTGCCATTAAAAAAATTGGCCTTGAACAGTCTGACGTCGTGATGGTCGGGGATAATTACAACACGGATATTAAAGCTGGGATTAATGCCGGAGTCGATACGCTCTTGGTTTATACCGGACTTTCGACAAAGCAACAGGTTGCCAAAGAATCGGTTCAGCCGACTCACCAGATTGACTCACTTGATGATTGGCGGTTATAAATGTGAAAATGCTTGGAAAACAAATTGGCTATGGCACTTTAATCATATTGGGGTGCCTTGCCCTCGCCATCTTTTTGACTGTCAACAGTGTTTGGCTGTTTGACCTCAATATTAATCCGCTCAAATTAGCTGCGGCTACCGGTCGCACTGCTAGCCAGATGCATCATGATTATGTCAGGATTATCGCCTATTTACAGTTGCCGTGGATTCCTTCTTTAAAGCTGGATTACTTCTTCAGTTCTGCAAAGGGACTGCAGCACTTTCGGGACGTTAAAGGGTTGATCCTGTTCAACAATTTTGTTGGGCTGATTTTAGTGCCGACTGGTGCCTACCTACTGCATCGGCTCAACAAAAAATCACTAACTTGGCTGTTGATGACGCCAATTAAGGTCGTCACCACAGTTTCGTTAGTGATTATCGCGTTGATGTTTGTTAATTTTGACCAGGTATTTGTGGCATTTCATGAAGTATTATTTAGAAACCAGGACTGGATTTTTGACCCGAACACCGATCCGGTGATTAACATGCTGCCGGATACGTTTTTCTTGGAATGCTTTCTACTGTTCTTTGTCCTATTTTTTGGTGGGTTGGCAGTCATCTACTGGCTTGGCCGCAGATCACTGAAACAGCACTAATTATTCTGGTGCTTTCATCAAAATCCAAAGCAGTAGGTATGCGATGATTCCCGGGAAGAATGGGGTAAATGCCAGAATGACAAATACGACCCGTGCCAAAGTGGGATCCCATTGAAAGTGCTCAGCCAAGCCACCAATGACGCCGGCAAGCACCTTGTTTGTTGCGGAACGATGGATATTAATTTTCATAATCATCATCTCCATATTTTAATTTAAGTATAAGCTTACTATAACCAATTCGCATTTGCATTGCAATTATGCTATATTATTATGTTGTATAAAGGAAATAACTAGGAGAATTTTAATGTTAACTATTAATGTCAATGGAAATCTAGGAAACCAACAAGTTGTTCTTTCTGATAATTCGGTTGGGACGTTGACTGGTGCCAGAGTTTTCGGCTCAGCCTTGAGCGGTAATCAAGTTGTTCAATGGACCTTTATCTCAACCGGCCATCAGCATGAAGGCTTTGTCTATGCGGGTCCATTACTGGAAGGCTTAGTGATCCAGTCGATGAACGGCAATGACACCTACCAAATTCATTTTACGAATAAATAATCATTAACAATCAGCGGCATACATAATGAGACTGGATATTGCACCTAAAATATTCGGTCTCATTCTTTCTTAAAGGAGAGTATTATGACAATTGGAATCGACAAAATGGGTTTCTTTACTTCTGATTACTATTTGGATATGGCAGATTTGGCAAATGCCCGCGGGGAAGATCCCAATAAATATTTGATTGGGATTGGACAGAAGAACCAGGCGGTAATCCCGCCAACACAAGACGTGGTCACGATGGCTGCCAATGCTGCCGCCAAGATTTTAAGCGATGACGATAAACAAGCAATTGATATGGTGATCTTTGGAACTGAAACCGGTGTTGACAACTCCAAGTCAGCGGCCATCTATGTTCAGTCGTTGCTTGGAATATCCAACTCCGCCAGATCGTTTGAAATTAAGCAAGCCTGTTATGGTGGTACGGCCGGCGTTCAGATGGCTTTCGATCATATTGCAATGCATCCTGAAAGTAAAGTGTTGGTCTTGGCAGCAGACATTGCCCGATATGGGATTGGAACAGCTGGTGAGGTCACCCAAGGCGGCGGGGCAATTGCCATGCTGATGAGTCAGGATCCAAAAATTTTAGCTTTGGACAATCAAAGTGCGTTTTACTCAGAAAATATTATGGATTTTTGGCGGCCGTTTTACCGTCGTGATGCAATTGTCGACGGGCATTACTCAACGGATATTTATATCGATTTCTTCAACCAAACATTTAAAGATTACTCTGCGAAATATCAACGGACGCTGAGTGATTTTTCCGCGATGGCTTTTCATCTGCCATTCACCAAGATGGGCCTAAAAGCGCTTCGGACGGTTATCGATGATGGTGCTCACTCACAACAGCTGCTCAAAGAATTCGATCATTCTAAAAAGTATAATGCCCTCGTCGGTAATCTCTATACCGGGTCACTCTACTTAAGCTTGTTATCACTACTGGCCAACTCCAAAACGCTTCAGCCAGGTGATCGAATTGGTTTGTTTAGTTATGGATCGGGAGCTCAAGGGGAATTTTACAGTGGTACAATTGCCCCTGAAATCCAACCGCAGAGCCTTGCCGGCCAGGTTGAACAAGTGATTGCCAACCGAACGAGGCTGTCTGTTCCTGAGTATGAAGCGATGTATGCAAATGGATTGCCAAACGCCGGTGGAGATGTTACATTTGATGCTGCCGATGATGACAGTCGATTCGTGTTGCTTGGCAGACAGGCCGACCAGCTGGTTTATCGAGATCAACAGGCATAATATTGATGGTAGAAGGGCTCGTTGGGCATTGCCGAAAAGTCCTGGACCAGAACTCAGGGTAAAAGAAAGGGACTGTTAGCAGAACAGTCCTTAGGTAGAAATAATTATGAAATATCGCTGCGGTACAAACTGACCACTTTTCCCAAAATGCTGACCTTGGTCAAAATAATGGGCGCCATGGTATCGTTTTCTGGCTGTAGTCGGTAATGATCGCTTTCCTTGAAGAACCGTTTGCAGGTTGCTTCATTTTCATCGGTCATCGCAATGACAATGTCACCGTTATCGGCGCTTTCCTGTTTGCGGACAACCACATAGTCCCCATCGAGAATGCCGGCGTTAATCATACTTTCGCCCCGAATTTGCAGCATAAATAATGGTTGATCACTGTGTGCCAGAGCAGGCGGGAGCGGGAAGTAGTCGGTGGCTTCCTGAACAGCTAAGATCGGTTCACCGGCAGTCACAGTTCCTAAAACCGGAATCTGTTTTTGCTGCGGCTGCATACCCAGGACATCCAAGCCACTACTGGTGACTTCCAGCGCGCGGGGTTTGGCTGGATCTTTCACGATATAGCCTTTCCGCTCAAGTCGAGCAATATGGCCATGTACCGTGGAGGTTGAGGATAGATGAACGGCTTCACCAATTTCTCTGACCGTTGGTGGATAGCCCTGCTCATTAACCCGTTCCCAGATGAAGTGAAGGATCTGGTATTGTTTACTTTGGGGATCATTGGTCGTTTTTGACATTTTAGACACCTCATAAGTCTTTGTTTAATACCTAAATCATATCATAACCTGGGTCACATTTCAAAACACACGTTCGCGTAACTATCAATAATTGTGTTATTATAGTCGATATGGAGGAATTTTAATGAACGAACAAGAGAAAAAAGAATTGCAATCAAAAATCGGTGACGATGTTTTCAAAGAACTCATCCCAAGAATTAATGAACTGGCCCACAAAGCAAAAAATGAGGGCTTATCTGAAGTTGAAAAGTTGGAACAGGCTGATTTGCGTAAAAAATACGTTGCTCACTTCCGTGAAAACTTCAAAAAACAGATTGAAATGATGAAAGTTTATGATAAGAATGGCAAGGAAGTGACGCCCGGAAAAGTCAGGGAAGTCCAACGTCACAAAGGTCTTCGGGACGATTAGGGGGCAGTTTTCCCCTAAGAATCGGGATTTTGTTGATTAGCCCTTTAATTCTATGGCATAATTGTGTAAAATTACTTAGTGATATGATAAAGGAGGCCTTGTCTTGGCAACTTGGATTTGGATATTAATCGTTGTGTTAGCCTTGATCTTGGGCTTGGTTGGTGGCTTTTACGGTGCTCGGAAGTATATGGAAAAGTACCTCAAAGAAAACCCACCATTCAGCGAAGATCAATTGCGCCAACTGATGATACAAATGGGTCAAAAACCTTCCCAAAAGAAATTAAATCAAATGATGCATTCGATGCAAAACCAAACTGGTAAAAATTAGAATGTTTCAATGACAAAAAGTCCCCACCAACTTGGTGAGGGCTTTTTGTCATTTCACTTACTCTTCTTTTTTTGATACATCAACGTATTTAAAATCCGGATTAACGGCATAATCCAAGGCGTCGAACGCGCTTTGCATTTCCGTTTCAATTTGTTTTTGAAAATCATCCGTTAATTTTTGTTTACGGTCAATTGTAATGGGTTCTCCAAAGGCAATCGTGACCCGTTTTCGAGTAAAAAGCTGTTTGAATGTCAGTGGTCCTTGATAAACGGCCGGGACCAGCGGCACACCTGACAGCTGGGCAATAAAGGCGGCGCCGCTTTTTAATTGGCTGGAATGCCGGGTGCCTGATGGGAATAAGATCAAAGACAAATCTGATTTTCTGAGAATTCGGACTGGTTTCTTGATGGCAGAAGGACCGGGGTTATCACGGTCAACCGAAAAAGCATTGGCATGA
Above is a genomic segment from Lentilactobacillus buchneri containing:
- a CDS encoding lysophospholipid acyltransferase family protein encodes the protein MFYSFMRVLVRILVFIINGNARYEHKERLPKGNYILVGPHRTWFDPIYFALAGSPKKFSFMAKKELFKNPILRWILVHANAFSVDRDNPGPSAIKKPVRILRKSDLSLILFPSGTRHSSQLKSGAAFIAQLSGVPLVPAVYQGPLTFKQLFTRKRVTIAFGEPITIDRKQKLTDDFQKQIETEMQSAFDALDYAVNPDFKYVDVSKKEE
- a CDS encoding YneF family protein, whose amino-acid sequence is MATWIWILIVVLALILGLVGGFYGARKYMEKYLKENPPFSEDQLRQLMIQMGQKPSQKKLNQMMHSMQNQTGKN
- a CDS encoding DUF896 domain-containing protein — protein: MNEQEKKELQSKIGDDVFKELIPRINELAHKAKNEGLSEVEKLEQADLRKKYVAHFRENFKKQIEMMKVYDKNGKEVTPGKVREVQRHKGLRDD